GTTGAGCTTGGACTCAACCATAATAAAGCTGGGCATCGTGTTActataaaaaaggggggttgtctgtaaagtcggtttacggacgataattttacgtgataacttcataagaaaatattgatgaaaaattgcatactttttaattttcaaatattaattacagtttttgcaaatttaatttaaattatttgtttaaatataaacacTAATAATTAGTTAAAACTTGATGTAAGcctttggacatacgctattgctaagcacaagtatgtctgtagaagaaaactacaaaaaacacatatgacaaaaacacaaataaagcaaaaaatggccgttgtcaggatataaacaccatacaatactccacaacaggaatatggtcaacgaaacaaagaaaaaacaatgaaaaatggaccaacagaacgaaaaaacccccacaaatgacggcagcacaaaaataccgaaaccaaaaaattcagcacaatagttgaaacgagacaaaaacacagcaaaacgaaaagacgaaacaaatacaatggTTTTccaaaaaagaacaaaaaaaaaaaccccacaaatgatgacagaacaaaaatattgaacccaaaaaaaaatcagcaccacagtcaaaacgagacaaaaacacgacaaaacgaaaagacgaaacaaaaacagaaacgagcgacgtttcgggaactgcaatctgctcccgtccttAGGCAGAggcgcacatggtacgaaaacacaggtgtgacTGAGTCACCtattggcgttcatcgatttataagacgttatattaacttttttttttcagggggaGGGGAAACAGTAATCGCTGTTAAAGTGAAGAACAGAAGTTCCACGGCAACCTCGGGCTGTTGCAGCTAGTTCAGGCGACTGTACCTCCAGCCCGACTCGGCCGGGGAGCTTCGAGGCGCCACCACCCCCTGCGGCGCAGCGCTGCAGTCGCCGCGCTCCCCTGAAGCCCGCAGTTCCTGGAAGAAGGGAGCAATGCCGTCTGGAGTGGAGCAGCGCCGGCACCATTATCCGAGGGGTGGCTGGCTGCTTGCTACCCCCAAACCCTCTTCTCCCTGTGAACCTGCGTGCTCGTGTCACAGATGTCTGCTTCTCTTCCGCGTGGCAGCTACAcagcaaatatatttaaacttttgctttataatgttaaatatattcaccCCTTTTTCCCAACAAAAATATGGCACActaaaagaaaatgaaatagtGTTGTTAAAccacacagggaaaaaaattattttttgaacggaaattttacagtaaaatgtttACACTGATGGTGCACAGGTGTCATCACATCGTGTGGCAGGTACCAACATGGAAAATTCGTGTTTTTCACATTGTACAACTATACGCGGTTTTGTCAATCGGCACCACGGATTTTTTTTACGcttagaatggaaaaaaaaaaagaaaaactatgtgtaggtacccaaaatatttttttaaatttcaaggttaaaaattatgtttttatttaagttgTCTGTCTAAATCAAATCTGATCTACATGAGTATTCGAAAAAATGCAATTCCCACGCCACTGAAATAAGCATATTCACGATACGCgaagcccgggaaacgccgggtgcTTCAgttagtaatttatatttagagaccggaaaaattcgccgattcatttcgtgataggctgaagttaaaacacgtgtacaattctgctggttctgatattggctcgcagtttaactggagctctctggaccaatgagagactatcgaccaatgaagcgtcgaattacaagctacccagtggagacgcctcacaatttagtacccaatgaacacgcgtgtttacttgagaaatgcagaggataatggagactatcctagaggtcattgaatccgcgaatttttccggtccctatttatattttatgttccaCGTAATTTGTTCGTCAGCTGTGAGACGCGAGCAGTTTTCGAGTCCTCGGAGACGTCAGGTTACGATGATCCGGCAACATCGCACTTTACAGCTTCAGTTCTCACGGAGCCAATGGGACGCTTGTCTCTGCACCGCGCCGCCGTTAAACTCCGCGCGGCGGGGTTGCCAACTTGAGCGTCGTAAACTTCTCCGAGTCAGGCAAGACGGCATTGTCTCGCGTCGGCAACGGACACTCTTCCAACAGCTTCATTCAGTTTCCTTAAATCTTTAATTCTATATATTATTGAATAGTTTTGTGCCAAGTATTGGAAATAAACAGCTCATctcaaatttataaaatgtttgtttgtttgtttgtcccgtatgcgttcctaaaTGATCActccaattgcgatgaaattaTGCACACTTGACCTTTTGAAACTCGAGAAAGGTCACCGTCTTCATGAGATTTCAGTAAaaaccaacccttaaagcagCATCAAAGTTGCGCGCGAGTACTATCGGATAtttaccagtaaatattttatgtcatttcctcttttctatggtcggAAACATAGTGGTGGCACACGAGATGAGaaagatatagatatagagagatctAGAGgcagagagatggagagatatatagatagataaaGAGATGTGTAGatatataaatagagatagatatagaggGAAAGAGAGCGTTAGAGGGATATAGAATTAGATGGAgggatgtatatatgtataagaAATACAGATGTATATAGAGACATAGGGAGACCTATAGTGGTTACatagagagatatgaagagacaTATAGAGCtacatagagatagagagatagtgaAGGAGATAGAGATTATTTTTGTATGATATAGGATATTAGCTAGTGAAGAATATAATATAGAATCAATTCAGTGGTAACTGAATTCATAAGGTGTTGTTGGTAATAtaggacttttttttaaagaaaattacaaGCATGTTttctataagaaaaaaatatattgttttgatCCCAACTCGGTATCCGAGTGTGGAATAATTCTTACTTGGAAATATCATGCATAAATATATTTCCAGGAGAGGGATGGCCATTTCACATCATTAAATCGAAGAAAGAAATCCAAGCTGACAGATCCCCTTCGCTTTCTCTCCGCTCTTCACCTCAGCCCCCAAATCGCTGGGAACTACTTACTCTATGCTCATCCCGTTGACATGAAATTTCCCATGAGTCgggcaggaaaaaaaaagggcctggaaaataattttcaagcttAAAACACGGGCAAATAAAAAGGGGATGGTTGAGGAAGAGATTAAACTTCCATTACGCAGGCCAGCTGATTAGCGGTTGAAGCCTTGTCGATAGTTTGAGCACGGATGgcggcttgggggggggggggggggttgtatccATCTTTCGCGCGGTCTCTAGCAGCGAGGCATCAACCGCTCCAGCGAGCGAAACGGAACGTGACGTACGTGCGGTAAAAGGTTGCGATTCAATTACGCGCGCTGCTGGGAAATGACCCGGATCACACGCCCTCTCCATTCCCAATCGCAACAGCACgcgtaaaaaaaaagtcaacgtcCGCTCTTTTCCCTGCAAACTGCCTTCATACAAGTTTCCAAgcagacgtaaaaaaaaattatacacatttaCACTTTTATCGCACTAAGGGAAAAGGAAATAATGAAATCCCTACATGgtggtaaaaaaaatactttttttcctcCCTTTTCGCCATAAGAGATGAGTTATTAGCCAAGCGGATCCCGATGTTAAAAATTTCCCCCCGTGCGTTTTAATcacatctttttttctttttgctttaaTTTCTGGGACGCTGTTGTGTTGGCGTGTTGATTTACGAGTATGGCGGTGGCGAGCTCCACCAATCGGCGTCGGAACACGTGACAAATGGGGGCGACGCTCGGCGTCTAGCGGAGGAGACGCTAAGCGCCGCGCCAGCGCTCTGCGGGGgtcccgggttcgagtcccgacaGTTCCTGGCGACAGGCGCGCGCATGCACCGTGGGACCGGCCGCTCTCCcgtggtgagggggagggggatacGGAGAGTTTTAAGATAAACAATGATATATGTGTTAGTAAAATTTCTTGGACACACGCCGTTGCAGGTTTGCACTgtctgtcatggaaaaaaatcataaatgtaaaataataaataaagaaaagagggttgtccgtaaagtcggtttacgaacgataatttaacgtgataacttcacatcaaattttttaaattgctgcttttaaaaagcccgccttaacctgtttgatattatatagaaaattttctcgcacggtgtttgtccggttcttgcacgctcggctcaggaggaacgtgacaatgagtcatgcttttttcgtgcctgcagccggcgttcatcgatttaaaagaCGTTATGACGTCAAAAATGAAAGCATGCataaaacccacagaaaaccTGCTTGAATCAGATTATGTCATACAGTACGATCCAACGacgaacctaaacaggtattatggtcaacacaacgacgacagcacagaggAAGACATTCAAACTGAAATATCgaacagcacaagaattccgtggaaggaattttgACATAAAAGATAATAATAAcagcagcacagacgaacacagtgagctaaaATCGACGAGACAGATTCAAcaagacagacaacaaaacctgtacaacgcagcaaatatacgaacacaaggATGAAGATGAACAGACCATACAATGACtgcaacaccgacgaacacaggaggtttcctgtgacaaaacagAAAGGGCGTATATTTTTCTCGAAACTGTCTAATCACTGATTAGTAgacaccggaaaaaattcgcggattcatttcgtgatgggctgaaattcaaacatgtgtacaattctgctggttctgctatcggctcgcagtttaactggagctctctggaccaatgagagactatcgaccaaagaagcgtcgaatcacaagctacccagtggagacgcctcacaacttagtacccaatgaacacgcgtgtttacttgagaaatgcagaggataatggaggctatcctagaggtaattgaatccgcgaatttttccggtccctactgattagtagacaccggaaaaattcgcggattcatttcgtgatgggctgaaattcaaacatgtgtacaattctgctggttctgctattggctcgcagtttaactggagctctctgggccaatgagagactatcgaccaaagaagcgtcgaatcacaagctacccagtggagacgcctcacaatttagtacccaatgaactcgcgtgtttacttgagaaatgcagagtataatggaggctatcctagaggtaattgaatccgcgaatttttccggtccccgaCTCATCAATGACAGCGATTGTTCCATTTTAATAGGCGGCCGTCTACATCAGAAGCCATTGCCCTAATTGGCCCGgctattcaggacgcgtttgctgccGCTATGATTGGTGCcctgacagtagacatgttcATGAAAGATACCCAGCCAACCACCAAACACAGGCAAGTATACAAAGATTTGACACACAGCTGGTCTTGGGAATCTTGTCCCGAAAAGTACATGAGCTCACTGACAAGCTATCATGACTTCTTTTTTTACAAGTGGTTTGCTTTTAAGCAAATAAGGTCTCCGTGCCTAACATGGCCCACatgaagtatttattttaatttgacctCGGGTAACACATACACAATTATGAATGAATGACCCATGCGTCCACCCAAGGCTATTATTTGCTATAGTACTACCTTCAGTCTCACGAACAACAGCCAGACAAACGCCAAAGAGACATAACCATACGTCGGTAGcgaataaatgaaatttttacaataatatttaaaaaaagcactACAATTATAATGTTACTTTGTACAAACCAAGTGAGAGATTTAATTGTctctaattttaaaatttccatttctagCAATGGATGTATTGATAGTTTTATGCCAGACACTAGTTGAACAGAAGTTTTTCTATTCAAGTTTAAGTTAAAAGTTTTCTGGTTACCATAATGCACTTAATTTGAGTTACAGTTCTGCTTGACGTTAAGCTAAAAAAGTTGACCCAATCAGAGTCTCTTGTGTAGAGAAACCAATTGCATCGACGATAGCTTGAAATTTTTGAAGATCAAGATACGCCTGTTAACATGAACGCAGGAGTTTAGTGGATGTGTTTGAATCTGACGCTAGTGTTCTTACAACCCACAACACCAGTGTGCTAGTACGTTTACAGAGAGCCTGGCTGTGGAAGTGACCCTTTAACCATTGCAAAgcttccaccttttttttttttttagtagaataatttttttcgttGAAAAATTTTACCGTTTAACTAACCAACGAAACGTATAACCACTGACGTCTGAATACACATGATAAATACATGGTAAGccaataaaaaagtaaataatttccattttaaaaatttaaagcaTATCCTTGTGTCCGTGCTGATACAGACCcgattaaatattataatcatCTGGCGGATTAATTATTCATACAGTCGCGATGCATCATTGTTAAATTTTCACGGATTAAGTGGGCCGTATAATCATTTTGGATTATTTTGGCGCTCGGTATAAATTAATTATCGTTTGCAGCAAATCAACAAATTGGCACAAAAGTAAAAACTGGATTCTATATGAAACTcattaataatgtttaattactCGCTGAACTACTGACATCGAGTCTCTTGGTAATAGAACATTTCGTAATTTTTAAGGAAGTTTTTCCAGTGAGTctgcgtgtgtctgatgatgggaacagatgttgcttcccgaaacgtcgcaactgttgtcattggGAACCTTCTGTGTCCATCAGTGCTATCGACGTTGTGTTCTCAATGCTACGTGTTtttcttcatcgttgtgtttatgtgttcgctgcgttgtccaggttgttctctgcctgcatttaatctgtctggTCGTtcttagcccactgtgttcgtctgtgttgttattttatttttcacggctaagttccttcaacggaattattgggctgtctgatatttagaggttgaatattttttgtccgtTTTTccgtctttgtgttgtccataatacttgtttagtttaatcgttggttccgtttgtcagAATCatctgattcagtcttgttttctgtgaatttttcagtttcatatacctatatatatttttgttttcggaatttttccatgacaaaactgctaaactgcaatagcgtatgtccaaagaaCTGCATTCAGTATTAGTAGTTTACCATGTTAAGGTTTGGTGTAAATGTTACCAATTTGTGAGTTAGTGAGaatggtaggttaggttagctacattaaaaataccgtaaaacaatatttttggttataaattattaatttaagatgtagctaacTAAACATTAATCAATAGTCCATATTATTATAGAGGATTTTTactgtagctaacttaacctaaacaaccgtccacactattttttagtatttttaatgtagcttgacAATTCTCTCATTTCTCTGTCACTAAAGTGTACGAAAGATGATCTTCACATCTTTCCCACGcgcttttacttttttttgtcttACGTAACTATAAACTAATTGTTTTTGTAAAAGGTTTCTGGGTTTGGGAgtgacctaagtgcgtctcaggttgACGCCTATACACCTAAGGgccagccatgcagggagagggtcgaaTGCAACTcgtgctaggaggggatttgCAAGACATGGCAGCGGTTTGCgccatgactagggaccggaaaaattcgcggattaaatgacctccagtatagcctccattatcctctgcatttctcaagtaaacacgtgtgttcattgggtactaaattgtgaggcgtctccactgggtagcttgtgattcaacgcttctttggtcaatagtctctcattggtccagagagctccagttaaactgcgagccaatagcagaaccagcagaattgtacacatgtttgaatttcagcctatcacgaaatgaatccgcggatttttccggtctcatgGTTATCACGCTGCGTTGTGTTTCTCTGACGATGACTGAGTGGttgacggaaaaaaaaacacgcctaGCTGATTCGCGCCACAGAGCAAGGCCCCGGTTGCTCGCTGGTAGCTCCTCTGTTCTCGCTGGTAGCTCCTCTGTTCTGGCTGGTAGCTCCTCTGTTCTGGCTGGTAGCTCCTCTGTTCTGGCTGGTAGCTCCTCTGTTCTCGCTGGTAGCTCCTCTGTTCTCGCTGGTAGCTCCTCTGTTCTGGCTGGTAGCTCCTCTGTTCTGGCTGGTAGCTCCTCTGTTCTCGCTGGTAGCTCCTCTGTTCTGGCTGGTAGCTCCTCTGTTCTGGCTGGTAGCTCCTCTGTTCTGGCTGGTAGCTCCTCTGTTCTCGCTGGTAGCTCCTCTGTTCTGGCTGGTAGCTCCTCTGTTCTGGCTGGTAGCTCCTCTGTTCTCGCTGGTAGCTCCTCTGTTCTGGCTGGTAGCTCCTCTGTTCTCGCTGGTAGCTCCTCTGTTCTGGCTGGTAGCTCCTCTGTTCTGGCTGGTAGCTCCTCTGTTCTGGCTGGTAGCTCCTCTGTTCTCGCTGGTAGCTCCTCTGTTCTGGCTGGTAGCTCCTCTGTTCTGGCTGGTAGCTCCTCTGTTCTGGCTGGTAGCTCCTCTGTTCTCGCTGGTAGCTCCTCTGTTCTGGCTGGTAGCTCCTCTGTTCTCGCTGGTAGCTCCTCTGTTCTGGCTGGTAGCTCCTCTGTTCTGGCTGGTAGCTCCTCTGTTCTGGCTGGTAGCTCCTCTGTTCTCGCTGGTAGCTCCTCTGTTCTGGCTGGTAGCTCCTCTGTTCTGGCTGGTAGCTCCTCTGTTCTGGCTGGTAGCTCCTCTGTTCTCGCAGGGAGTTCCTCATGGTCGGATGggtagagaagggggggggggggctttattCGGGCAAGCAGCGCTCATTAGACGGGCGGTCCTCGAACTAACGACCCCTCGCCCTACACTTCTGCGCCACTCTGCCCAGCCTCGCCAGGAGGACAGCGTCGTGGGAGACTCGCTGGCGCTTGCGCAGTCTTTGGCTTCTGACTTCAGAGTTGCACCCAAGACAGAGCACACTAAACACACACTTGATCTGTGGGAATACGTCAGCTCATTCCCTTCCtgttaacattatttaatgttcAAGTATTTGCAGAGCAGTCATGTTGTAATTttacgatggaaaaaaaaagttcaacagATTTCCTACTTCGTACGAGATGAGCTCGCGTCACCatcttggtaaaaaaaacttttcacaaaTATTTCAGCAATGgtgcaaaacattttttcttaaaaagaaaCAGTGCTTTTTCCC
This genomic window from Bacillus rossius redtenbacheri isolate Brsri chromosome 6, Brsri_v3, whole genome shotgun sequence contains:
- the LOC134533374 gene encoding golgin subfamily A member 6-like protein 1, translating into MRNSLREQRSYQPEQRSYQPEQRSYQPEQRSYQREQRSYQPEQRSYQPEQRSYQPEQRSYQREQRSYQPEQRSYQREQRSYQPEQRSYQPEQRSYQPEQRSYQREQRSYQPEQRSYQPEQRSYQPEQRSYQREQRSYQPEQRSYQREQRSYQPEQRSYQPEQRSYQREQRSYQPEQRSYQPEQRSYQPEQRSYQREQRSYQPEQRSYQPEQRSYQREQRSYQREQRSYQPEQRSYQPEQRSYQPEQRSYQREQRSYQRATGALLYGIAPFFQELRASGERGDCSAAPQGVVAPRSSPAESGWRYSRLN